A region from the Mucilaginibacter sp. CSA2-8R genome encodes:
- a CDS encoding S1/P1 nuclease, whose translation MKKRTILNWCMALAAFGLISWGFKGHRAVATIAQKHLNANIAYVASAYLKGEQMEDVSTWADENRDLKTAPWHYINLPLGLTRDAFVKAVQESDNNVYTAILKTEATLKDANASAEAKNEAMKYLIHLVGDAHQPMHVSRKEDKGGNTIQLRFDNKGTNLHSLWDSKLIDKEGLSQEDIVKTYDVATPVEIRKWQSDGPIEWLWESYQITTDLYANAKPGQNIDDVYYQKYIPVVRKRIDQAGIRLAGELNRLLAGQKVKTTVVPATAASSVTSPVTVKLEEIKTYTGKMIIVSGKVFSSRDIGSMTLVNLGAAYPNQLLTIALKGKAKELSSQIEGKTVTVEGEVIEYKGKPEIIITDPGKIKF comes from the coding sequence ATGAAAAAACGAACTATATTAAATTGGTGCATGGCTTTGGCCGCCTTCGGACTGATCTCTTGGGGCTTCAAAGGGCATCGCGCAGTTGCCACGATCGCCCAAAAGCATTTGAACGCTAACATCGCTTACGTGGCATCCGCCTATCTGAAGGGAGAGCAAATGGAAGATGTCAGCACCTGGGCTGACGAAAATCGGGATCTTAAGACCGCCCCCTGGCATTATATTAATCTGCCGTTGGGGCTTACACGGGACGCTTTCGTCAAAGCGGTTCAGGAAAGCGATAACAACGTGTATACGGCCATTCTCAAAACTGAAGCGACGCTTAAAGATGCCAACGCATCTGCTGAAGCTAAAAATGAAGCGATGAAATATCTGATCCACCTTGTTGGAGATGCACATCAACCGATGCATGTCAGCCGTAAGGAGGATAAAGGGGGCAATACGATTCAGCTGCGTTTCGACAACAAAGGTACGAACCTGCATAGCCTTTGGGATAGCAAACTGATTGACAAGGAAGGTTTAAGTCAGGAAGATATTGTCAAAACTTATGATGTAGCAACACCTGTAGAGATCAGAAAGTGGCAAAGTGACGGTCCCATTGAATGGCTGTGGGAAAGCTATCAGATCACCACAGATCTGTATGCCAATGCCAAACCCGGACAAAATATCGATGACGTTTATTATCAAAAATACATACCGGTGGTACGCAAGCGGATAGACCAGGCCGGTATTCGTCTCGCCGGGGAGCTGAACCGTCTTCTAGCTGGTCAAAAGGTGAAGACGACGGTGGTTCCAGCTACTGCTGCGTCATCGGTAACATCGCCTGTCACAGTAAAATTGGAAGAGATCAAGACCTACACAGGCAAAATGATCATTGTAAGCGGCAAAGTATTCAGTAGCCGGGACATTGGCAGTATGACACTGGTCAACCTCGGCGCTGCTTATCCCAACCAGTTGCTGACCATCGCTTTAAAAGGAAAGGCCAAAGAGCTGAGCAGCCAGATCGAAGGTAAGACCGTCACTGTCGAAGGCGAAGTGATAGAGTATAAAGGTAAACCGGAGATCATCATCACTGATCCTGGTAAGATCAAGTTCTGA
- a CDS encoding heavy metal translocating P-type ATPase yields the protein MEQIPNHKLDQDIKTDHSLIKDELPQEEISDPESAKDEEEGWLSHWPLLTALLILVVMLTLEYGFKWQPPFPVNLIVFLIAFGLSGYNVLGMAWRKAKHFDFFNEFFLMSVATIGAFSIGSYSEGVAVLVFYSIGEWFQDAAVNRAEKSIKALLDIRPDKVMVMRDGKLSEVNPKSVQVDEIIQVKAGEKVALDGELSSDSASFNTAALTGESKPDTKRKGEKVLAGMINLDKVTEVQVKALFKDSKLSQILEMVQDATARKSQTQLFISRFAKIYTPIVFALALLVCFAPYFFTETYNFHQWFYRALVFLVISCPCALVVSIPLGYFGGIGLASRNGILFKGSNFLDVMTKINTVIMDKTGTLTKGVFKVQEVKAEGLSNDELVGMAAAIEANSTHPIAKAVVAYAGDKAKAIKAENVEEISGHGLKGTINGKVVLAGNAKLLKKFNIAYPGEVDGLVDTVVVLAVDNRFAGYITIADEIKEDAKDAIVRMHDLKLQTVILSGDKQAVVDKVAKSLGIDKAFGDLLPDGKVEKVQGFKDAGSRIAFVGDGVNDAPVVALADAGIAMGGLGSDATIETADIVIQNDQPSKITTAIQAGKITSRVVWQNITIAMVVKVIVLVLGAGGVANLWEAVIADVGVALLAILNAVRIQRMKL from the coding sequence ATGGAACAAATACCTAATCATAAATTGGATCAAGATATTAAGACCGATCATTCCCTAATTAAAGATGAGCTACCTCAAGAAGAAATTTCAGACCCTGAGAGTGCTAAAGACGAAGAAGAAGGTTGGCTGAGCCACTGGCCGCTGCTCACCGCTCTTTTGATCCTCGTCGTGATGCTCACGCTGGAGTATGGATTCAAGTGGCAGCCGCCGTTTCCGGTGAATCTGATCGTTTTTTTGATCGCCTTTGGACTGTCTGGCTATAACGTACTGGGCATGGCCTGGCGTAAGGCGAAGCACTTCGATTTCTTTAACGAGTTTTTCCTAATGAGCGTGGCTACCATTGGTGCTTTCAGCATTGGGTCTTACAGCGAGGGCGTGGCCGTTTTGGTCTTTTACTCAATCGGTGAGTGGTTTCAGGATGCAGCGGTGAACCGCGCGGAAAAAAGCATCAAGGCATTGTTGGATATCAGGCCGGATAAGGTAATGGTGATGCGTGACGGCAAGCTATCGGAGGTTAACCCGAAAAGCGTCCAAGTGGATGAGATCATCCAAGTGAAGGCTGGTGAAAAGGTCGCATTGGATGGCGAGCTTTCTTCGGATTCGGCCAGCTTCAATACGGCAGCGCTGACGGGTGAAAGTAAGCCGGACACGAAGCGCAAAGGCGAAAAGGTATTGGCAGGTATGATCAATCTGGATAAGGTCACAGAAGTTCAGGTCAAAGCTTTGTTCAAAGACAGCAAGCTGAGCCAGATACTGGAAATGGTGCAGGATGCCACCGCACGCAAATCGCAGACGCAATTGTTTATCAGCCGCTTTGCCAAAATTTATACGCCTATCGTCTTTGCCTTAGCCTTACTGGTATGTTTTGCACCATATTTCTTTACAGAGACCTATAACTTTCATCAATGGTTCTATAGGGCATTGGTCTTCCTGGTGATCAGCTGCCCTTGCGCGCTGGTAGTATCAATACCGCTGGGCTACTTTGGCGGTATCGGGCTGGCCTCAAGAAATGGGATATTATTTAAGGGTTCTAATTTTTTGGACGTCATGACGAAGATCAATACGGTCATCATGGATAAAACAGGAACGCTGACCAAAGGTGTATTTAAGGTCCAGGAAGTGAAAGCCGAAGGACTGAGTAATGATGAATTGGTAGGGATGGCAGCGGCTATTGAAGCCAACTCGACTCATCCTATCGCCAAAGCTGTGGTAGCTTATGCTGGCGATAAAGCTAAAGCTATTAAGGCAGAAAATGTAGAAGAGATCTCCGGCCATGGCTTAAAAGGGACGATAAACGGTAAGGTGGTGCTGGCTGGCAACGCGAAGCTTTTAAAGAAATTCAATATTGCCTATCCTGGTGAAGTGGATGGTTTGGTTGATACCGTTGTCGTCCTGGCTGTCGATAACCGATTTGCAGGATACATCACGATTGCAGACGAAATTAAAGAAGACGCGAAAGATGCTATTGTGCGGATGCACGATCTTAAGCTGCAAACCGTCATATTATCCGGGGACAAGCAAGCCGTCGTGGATAAAGTAGCGAAGTCCTTGGGTATAGATAAAGCCTTTGGTGATCTACTGCCGGACGGTAAAGTTGAAAAGGTACAGGGCTTTAAGGATGCTGGCAGCCGCATCGCTTTCGTAGGTGATGGCGTGAATGATGCGCCGGTGGTTGCTTTGGCAGATGCTGGTATCGCAATGGGCGGCTTGGGTAGTGATGCCACCATTGAAACGGCAGATATTGTTATTCAGAACGATCAGCCTTCTAAAATTACGACAGCTATCCAGGCAGGTAAGATCACCAGCCGTGTGGTTTGGCAAAATATCACCATTGCTATGGTCGTGAAAGTGATCGTATTGGTTTTAGGTGCAGGCGGGGTAGCGAACCTTTGGGAGGCAGTGATTGCAGATGTGGGAGTTGCATTACTCGCTATCTTGAATGCCGTGCGAATACAACGGATGAAACTTTAA
- a CDS encoding HD domain-containing protein, with translation MLKLEDTIYGSWEADELLEELILSAPMQRLKAVHQGGAIFLIDPSQRHTRYEHSLGVCWLVRHFGGSIEEQIAALLHDVSHTAFSHVGDQVFGYSGEDYHEQIFTEVISRSEIPLILAKYGYDQVLTDFERYTLLEQPLPELCADRVDYTLRDLFHAGMISQADINHFLIGLTVEGGRMVLTSETAARWISRQFKRLNDEYFKKPEYLFANQRMAEILKKAITDGVLERIDLQLDDDAVIAKLRRSGYEDDLNALSKMQGFEHFAVKGAAERLKRRELHPTIGS, from the coding sequence ATGTTAAAACTGGAAGATACGATATATGGAAGCTGGGAAGCAGATGAATTGCTGGAGGAACTGATCCTGTCAGCACCTATGCAGCGGTTAAAAGCCGTCCATCAGGGCGGCGCGATCTTTTTGATCGACCCCTCACAGCGACACACCCGGTACGAGCATTCACTGGGCGTATGTTGGCTGGTTCGTCATTTCGGCGGCAGCATCGAAGAACAGATCGCTGCTTTGTTGCATGACGTCTCTCATACCGCGTTCTCACACGTGGGCGATCAGGTCTTTGGGTACTCCGGCGAGGATTACCATGAGCAGATCTTTACCGAAGTGATCAGCAGATCGGAGATACCTTTGATCCTTGCCAAATATGGTTATGATCAGGTCTTAACAGACTTCGAACGATATACCCTGTTGGAGCAGCCTTTACCGGAACTTTGCGCGGACCGCGTGGATTATACGTTGCGAGATCTTTTTCACGCGGGAATGATTAGCCAGGCAGATATTAACCACTTTTTGATCGGATTGACCGTAGAGGGCGGCCGCATGGTTCTGACCAGCGAAACGGCTGCCCGCTGGATCAGCAGGCAGTTCAAAAGGCTGAATGACGAGTATTTCAAGAAACCTGAGTACCTTTTCGCCAACCAGCGTATGGCAGAGATACTGAAAAAGGCGATCACTGATGGGGTACTGGAACGCATCGACCTTCAATTGGACGACGATGCCGTGATTGCTAAACTCCGGCGATCCGGTTATGAAGATGACCTGAACGCGCTCAGTAAGATGCAGGGCTTTGAACACTTTGCGGTCAAAGGGGCTGCTGAACGACTGAAACGCCGAGAACTGCATCCGACCATTGGTTCGTAA
- a CDS encoding TonB-dependent receptor: MKRFFVLIAALLYTALAYSQNTLRAVIKDGKTNEPLNGATVLLQGTTKGATADTSGQVTLANIPDGMQVLQFRYVGYETKLDTLTFPLTSSEPFLVQLMPSGEGEGEKLTEVTVSATRSSRTIANIPTRVEVISGEELEEKGNMKPGDIRMLLAESTGIQTQQTSATSGNAAIRIQGLDGKYTQIIRDGFPLYSGFSGGLGLLQIAPLDLKQVEVIKGSSSTLYGGGAIAGLVNLVSKTPTDEQQLNFLLNGTSAKGADASMFYSQKFSKVGTTIYAAYNHGSPYDPSNIDLTAIPRFNRYTLNPKLWVYLTDRTTLNIGINATAENRIGGDLHYIEGKGGAQHSYFEQNKTGRYSSQLQLDHKLNDNEKLTFKNSVSYFDRTIALPDYRFSGVQVSSYTEANYTRTGENSDWVAGLNFLTDHFGEDRNSSFPLRSYTYNTIGGFLQNTLNISPKITLETGIRGDYHNDYGFFFLPRISGLWKINEHFSTRLGGGLGYKAPTVFTEDAERIQFRNVLPLDVANARAERSYGANYDINYRTALFGEVGLSINQLFFYTRVDYPISLTTLTGGDLQYQQPNSDLNTKGMETNVKLTYGDFKLFLGYTLADVTQHTGNTITTYPLVSRHRLNNVLMYELEDHWKIGAEAYYFSPQRLNDGATGKGYWTAGLMAEKIWERFSLFVNFENITDARQTRFDTIYTGSITNPTFRDIYAPLDGFVINGGFKIKL; encoded by the coding sequence ATGAAACGATTTTTCGTGCTCATCGCAGCACTTTTATATACTGCCTTAGCCTATTCTCAAAATACATTGAGGGCCGTTATTAAAGACGGTAAAACGAATGAACCTTTAAATGGTGCAACTGTACTTTTGCAGGGCACGACAAAAGGTGCCACTGCCGATACAAGCGGCCAAGTGACTTTAGCGAATATCCCTGACGGGATGCAGGTTTTGCAGTTCCGTTACGTGGGCTATGAAACCAAGCTGGATACATTAACCTTTCCGCTGACCAGTTCCGAACCTTTTTTGGTGCAGCTAATGCCATCGGGCGAAGGCGAAGGTGAAAAGCTAACCGAAGTTACCGTATCGGCTACGCGCAGCAGCCGTACCATTGCCAATATTCCTACCCGGGTAGAAGTTATATCAGGCGAGGAACTGGAAGAGAAGGGCAACATGAAACCAGGAGATATCCGCATGCTGCTTGCCGAGAGTACCGGTATCCAAACGCAGCAAACGTCGGCTACCAGTGGTAACGCCGCTATCCGCATCCAGGGATTGGATGGTAAATACACGCAGATCATACGCGACGGTTTTCCCCTATACTCCGGCTTTTCGGGTGGTTTGGGTTTACTCCAAATCGCCCCCCTGGACTTAAAGCAGGTAGAGGTCATCAAAGGTTCTTCTTCAACCCTGTACGGTGGCGGCGCCATTGCAGGACTGGTGAACCTGGTATCTAAAACACCCACCGATGAACAGCAGCTTAATTTCTTATTGAATGGAACCTCCGCGAAGGGAGCTGATGCCAGTATGTTCTACAGTCAGAAGTTTTCCAAGGTAGGCACGACCATTTATGCTGCTTACAATCATGGCAGTCCCTACGACCCGTCGAACATTGATCTGACAGCCATTCCCAGATTCAACCGCTATACGCTAAACCCTAAACTATGGGTTTATCTTACCGACCGTACTACACTGAATATAGGTATCAATGCAACTGCCGAAAACCGTATCGGTGGTGACTTGCATTACATCGAGGGGAAAGGCGGTGCGCAGCATTCGTACTTTGAGCAAAACAAGACGGGCCGGTACAGCAGCCAGCTACAGCTTGATCACAAACTCAACGACAACGAAAAGCTAACTTTCAAAAACAGTGTCAGCTACTTTGATCGTACCATCGCGTTACCGGACTACCGCTTTTCCGGTGTACAGGTTTCCTCTTACACCGAAGCCAACTACACCCGTACCGGTGAAAATTCAGACTGGGTAGCAGGGCTAAATTTCCTGACTGATCATTTCGGGGAAGACAGGAATAGCAGTTTCCCACTACGCAGCTATACCTACAATACGATAGGCGGCTTTCTACAAAATACATTAAACATCAGTCCGAAGATTACGTTGGAAACCGGCATAAGGGGCGACTATCATAACGATTACGGATTTTTCTTTTTGCCGAGAATCTCCGGCCTATGGAAGATCAATGAACACTTCTCTACTCGTTTGGGCGGTGGTTTGGGCTATAAAGCGCCAACGGTGTTTACCGAAGATGCAGAACGGATACAATTCCGAAATGTCCTGCCTTTGGATGTGGCTAACGCCCGGGCCGAACGGTCGTATGGGGCTAATTACGATATCAATTACCGAACAGCATTGTTTGGTGAAGTGGGCTTAAGCATTAACCAATTGTTTTTTTATACCAGGGTAGATTACCCTATCTCACTGACAACGCTTACTGGTGGCGACCTGCAATATCAGCAGCCCAATAGTGACCTGAACACTAAAGGGATGGAAACCAATGTGAAGCTGACATATGGAGATTTTAAACTCTTTTTGGGTTATACGCTTGCTGATGTAACGCAACATACGGGCAATACAATCACTACTTATCCCTTGGTATCCCGTCACCGGCTCAACAATGTGCTGATGTATGAGTTAGAAGATCACTGGAAGATCGGTGCCGAAGCTTATTATTTCAGTCCGCAGCGGCTTAATGATGGGGCAACCGGTAAAGGTTACTGGACAGCAGGACTCATGGCAGAAAAAATTTGGGAACGGTTTTCGTTGTTTGTAAACTTTGAAAACATCACTGATGCGCGCCAAACCAGATTTGATACGATCTACACCGGCAGCATTACTAATCCAACATTCAGAGATATTTATGCTCCGTTGGATGGCTTTGTGATCAATGGAGGTTTTAAAATCAAGCTTTAA
- a CDS encoding DUF932 domain-containing protein yields MAHQLNFDQKTGKHSFMSVKEKAWHGLGQVIDRYPTSSEAIQHAGLDYIVEKRPLFTYDTAKHLGEGSDDIIIPEITVPNFFATVRADTEQVLGVVGNDYEVVQNRDAFSFFDAIVGGGDGILYETAGVLGSGERVFITAKLPDYIRVGKKDWIEQYLFLTTSHDGLGSITAAFTPIRVVCNNTLNAAMRNHSGAIKIRHTASAAERLKQAHTLMGISRDLSHEMEGLFNQWAKVRITDGEIKKLIQIAMAPNKEVLENLANGKFDLLSTHYTNIVDSVYEYALGSPTQQIGTTAGTVFGAYNAVTGYFQNARTFKSEEAKFRSIMDGTAKQRAQTAFDLCRDFATHGAEALNCN; encoded by the coding sequence ATGGCACATCAACTCAATTTCGATCAGAAAACTGGCAAACACAGCTTTATGAGCGTTAAAGAAAAAGCCTGGCACGGCTTAGGGCAAGTTATCGACCGTTACCCGACCAGCAGCGAAGCTATCCAGCACGCGGGGTTGGATTATATCGTAGAAAAGCGCCCCTTATTTACTTATGATACCGCGAAACATTTAGGTGAGGGTAGCGATGATATCATCATACCTGAGATAACAGTACCAAATTTCTTTGCAACCGTCAGGGCAGACACAGAGCAGGTATTAGGGGTGGTTGGCAATGACTACGAAGTAGTGCAAAATCGCGATGCCTTTTCTTTCTTTGATGCTATAGTAGGCGGTGGCGATGGTATTTTATACGAGACCGCAGGTGTATTGGGCAGCGGAGAAAGGGTTTTTATTACCGCCAAGTTGCCTGACTATATTCGTGTTGGCAAAAAAGACTGGATAGAGCAGTATCTGTTTTTAACCACCTCACACGATGGTTTAGGCAGTATTACCGCAGCTTTTACGCCGATTCGAGTTGTCTGCAACAACACGCTGAACGCAGCGATGCGTAACCATTCGGGTGCCATTAAGATACGTCATACTGCCTCCGCAGCAGAACGTTTGAAACAGGCGCATACGCTCATGGGTATCAGCAGGGATCTAAGCCACGAAATGGAAGGCTTGTTTAATCAGTGGGCAAAAGTCCGTATTACAGACGGCGAGATCAAAAAACTGATACAGATCGCAATGGCACCCAACAAGGAAGTGTTGGAGAATTTGGCCAATGGCAAGTTTGACTTGCTATCCACCCATTACACCAACATCGTAGACAGCGTGTATGAATATGCTTTAGGAAGTCCAACCCAGCAAATCGGTACGACAGCAGGAACCGTATTTGGTGCGTATAACGCTGTAACGGGGTATTTTCAGAATGCGCGTACCTTCAAAAGCGAGGAAGCTAAATTCAGATCGATCATGGACGGCACCGCAAAGCAGCGGGCACAAACTGCCTTTGATCTTTGCCGGGACTTTGCAACACATGGCGCAGAAGCATTAAATTGTAATTGA
- the dnaE gene encoding DNA polymerase III subunit alpha — protein MYLNVHSQYSLRYGTMSIPTLVEEAAARGITQMALTDINNSTGIMEFMRECDKTGVRPIGGIEFRRDKQLLYIGIAKNREGMRELNEFLSEHNLQKIPLPDAAPAFLNAVTIYPFQYTGDLKKNEYVGIRFDELNKLFGKDIGAVKDKLVALQPVFVLDKISYRLHEYLRGIDLNMVLTMVRPEDKCHPTDMFLPPGQMEAKFSRYAFILDNTRRLMDGCVMDYPKGRVNLNRSTFTGSKANDRELLEKLTMKGLYYRYGKQNKLALKKVKHELKVIDELDFCAYFLITHDIIRYSSSQGYYHVGRGSGANSIVAYCLKITDVDPIELNLYFERFLNAQRTSPPDFDIDYSWDEREDVQDYLFKRYDRYHAALLGTMSTFKDRSIIREIGKVMGLPKSEIDSFTDPRQEEANQKNPTFKKIMAIYGLMSDMPNQRSIHAGGVLITEEPITYYTALDLPPKGMPTVQWDMYEAEKIGFDKYDVLSQRGIGHIKMAVKLIEQNQQRKIDIHQVKVFMKDPKVNAQLKSGDTIGCFYIESPAMRQLIRKLGCENYLTLVAASSIIRPGVASSGMMGEYIKYHHAPESVKYLHPVMKEQLSETYGVMVYQEDVIKICIHFAGMDGTDADILRRGMSGKYRSKKEFDRLVERFFEEAKKLGRPDDVVAEVWRQVSSFAGYSFSKAHSASFAVESYQSLFLKTYYPREFMVAVLNNYGGFYTRSLYVHELQKSGATVHLPCVNNSDSIVNINGTDVYLGFVGIHGLNDHFIDLIPEERYANGIYSGLEDLIKRTGIGLEQAIILIRVGALRFTGKSKKELLWEVHLLMGTKVKATNEVELFAVDVKNYSLPVLVNTRLENAYHELELLGFPLSMTAFELLQTDYRGEIGANDLINHIGQLVRMVGWYVCEKTVRTKTGKLMWFGSFLDTDGNFFDTVHFPNTTKVYPFHGAGCYLIYGKVVQEFGMPGVEVIKFAKLPILTNPVID, from the coding sequence ATGTACCTGAATGTTCACTCTCAATATAGTCTGCGTTACGGAACCATGTCGATCCCGACGCTGGTCGAGGAGGCCGCTGCGCGTGGCATTACGCAGATGGCGCTGACCGATATCAATAACTCCACGGGAATCATGGAATTTATGCGGGAATGCGACAAGACCGGTGTCCGGCCTATCGGCGGGATCGAGTTCCGCAGGGATAAGCAGTTGCTTTATATCGGTATCGCTAAGAACCGCGAAGGAATGCGGGAACTGAACGAGTTTTTGAGCGAACATAATTTACAAAAAATACCACTGCCGGACGCTGCGCCAGCTTTCCTCAATGCCGTTACCATCTATCCGTTTCAATACACCGGTGACCTGAAGAAAAATGAATACGTTGGCATTCGTTTCGACGAACTGAATAAACTTTTCGGCAAAGATATTGGAGCCGTTAAAGACAAATTAGTGGCATTGCAACCGGTCTTTGTGCTGGACAAGATCAGTTACCGTCTCCATGAATATTTGCGGGGCATAGATCTGAATATGGTACTGACCATGGTTCGTCCGGAGGACAAATGCCATCCGACCGATATGTTCCTGCCACCCGGACAGATGGAAGCGAAATTTTCCCGTTACGCCTTTATTCTGGACAATACCCGTAGGCTAATGGATGGCTGCGTCATGGATTATCCTAAAGGCCGGGTAAATCTGAATCGCAGCACGTTCACCGGCAGTAAAGCGAACGACCGGGAATTGCTGGAAAAGCTGACCATGAAGGGACTGTACTACCGCTATGGTAAACAAAATAAGCTAGCGCTCAAAAAGGTAAAGCATGAATTGAAGGTCATTGACGAACTGGATTTTTGCGCTTATTTTCTGATCACCCATGACATCATCAGATACTCATCATCCCAGGGCTACTATCATGTGGGACGAGGTTCCGGCGCGAACAGCATCGTCGCTTATTGTTTGAAGATCACCGATGTAGATCCAATTGAACTAAATCTGTATTTTGAACGGTTCCTGAATGCGCAGCGTACATCGCCGCCGGACTTTGATATTGACTATTCCTGGGATGAACGCGAAGATGTTCAGGATTACCTCTTTAAGCGGTATGACCGGTATCATGCGGCATTGTTAGGAACAATGTCTACCTTCAAGGATCGGAGCATTATTCGCGAGATCGGTAAGGTCATGGGCCTGCCCAAATCAGAGATCGACAGTTTCACCGATCCGCGGCAGGAAGAAGCCAACCAGAAAAATCCGACCTTTAAAAAGATCATGGCGATATACGGACTGATGTCCGACATGCCTAATCAGCGGTCTATTCACGCGGGTGGTGTGCTGATCACTGAAGAACCGATCACGTATTACACGGCCCTTGACCTTCCGCCGAAAGGGATGCCGACCGTGCAATGGGATATGTATGAGGCGGAAAAGATCGGTTTTGATAAGTACGACGTATTGAGCCAGCGCGGGATCGGCCACATCAAAATGGCGGTCAAACTGATCGAGCAAAATCAGCAGCGGAAGATCGACATACATCAGGTCAAGGTCTTTATGAAAGATCCGAAGGTCAATGCCCAATTGAAAAGCGGCGACACGATCGGTTGCTTTTACATTGAATCACCGGCAATGCGTCAACTGATCCGTAAACTGGGCTGCGAAAATTACCTGACCCTGGTCGCCGCAAGTTCCATCATCCGCCCCGGCGTGGCCAGTTCAGGTATGATGGGTGAATATATCAAATACCACCATGCCCCCGAGAGCGTCAAATACCTTCATCCGGTGATGAAAGAACAGCTCAGCGAGACCTATGGTGTCATGGTCTACCAGGAGGATGTGATCAAGATCTGTATTCACTTTGCCGGAATGGACGGCACGGACGCGGATATCCTCAGGCGCGGCATGAGCGGAAAATATCGTTCAAAAAAAGAATTCGATCGTTTGGTCGAACGCTTTTTTGAAGAAGCAAAGAAACTGGGCCGGCCGGATGATGTCGTAGCTGAAGTATGGCGGCAGGTATCGTCATTCGCAGGGTACAGTTTTTCTAAAGCACACTCGGCCAGTTTTGCGGTAGAGAGCTATCAAAGCTTGTTTTTAAAGACCTACTACCCGCGTGAATTCATGGTGGCGGTACTCAACAATTATGGTGGATTTTACACGCGGTCGCTATATGTCCATGAATTGCAGAAATCTGGTGCCACCGTTCATTTGCCCTGTGTCAATAACAGCGACAGCATCGTCAACATCAATGGCACCGACGTCTATCTGGGCTTTGTCGGCATCCACGGATTAAATGATCATTTCATCGACCTGATACCCGAAGAGCGATACGCCAATGGCATTTATAGTGGCTTGGAAGATCTGATCAAAAGAACAGGCATCGGGCTGGAACAGGCGATCATCCTGATCCGTGTCGGTGCCTTGCGGTTCACCGGGAAAAGCAAAAAGGAACTGCTTTGGGAGGTGCATTTATTGATGGGTACCAAGGTTAAGGCAACTAACGAAGTGGAACTGTTCGCGGTAGATGTCAAAAACTACAGCCTGCCTGTGCTCGTCAATACCCGGCTTGAGAACGCTTATCATGAGCTGGAACTTTTGGGGTTCCCTTTAAGTATGACCGCCTTTGAGCTGCTGCAGACCGACTATCGGGGTGAGATCGGTGCTAATGATCTGATCAATCATATCGGACAGCTGGTGAGAATGGTCGGTTGGTATGTATGTGAAAAAACGGTCCGCACCAAGACCGGAAAGCTCATGTGGTTCGGGTCGTTCCTGGATACGGATGGAAACTTTTTTGATACGGTGCACTTTCCGAATACGACCAAGGTCTACCCATTCCACGGAGCAGGCTGTTATCTTATTTATGGGAAAGTGGTGCAGGAATTCGGTATGCCCGGGGTCGAAGTGATCAAGTTTGCCAAACTTCCCATTTTAACGAACCCGGTAATAGATTAA
- a CDS encoding alpha-ketoglutarate-dependent dioxygenase AlkB: MEQLALFAEAGQSKGLPTQYLEYFPKLIEPFDAQRLLERFIAETPWTQQVRKMYTKDVVTPRLTGWYGDPQAYDYQSFKKVAPMTWTPDLLTIKQLVEPLAGTKFNSVLLNYYRDGNDSVAWHSDKEDILGKNPVIASVSFGQVRSFDIRNKADHKEHYSVRLEHGSFLLMKAGLQERWEHRIAKSTKPMGPRVNLTFRVVK, from the coding sequence ATGGAACAACTGGCGTTATTTGCAGAAGCAGGTCAAAGCAAGGGTTTACCTACGCAGTATCTGGAGTACTTCCCAAAACTGATCGAGCCGTTTGACGCACAGCGATTGTTGGAAAGGTTCATTGCAGAGACGCCATGGACACAGCAGGTCAGAAAGATGTATACCAAAGATGTGGTCACGCCCCGCCTCACCGGGTGGTATGGTGACCCGCAGGCCTATGACTACCAATCTTTTAAAAAAGTAGCACCAATGACCTGGACACCTGATCTGCTGACGATCAAACAACTGGTCGAGCCGCTGGCAGGTACCAAATTTAACAGCGTGCTGCTGAATTATTACCGCGATGGCAATGACTCCGTCGCCTGGCACAGTGACAAAGAAGACATTCTGGGTAAGAACCCGGTCATCGCTTCGGTTTCCTTTGGCCAGGTGCGTAGCTTTGATATACGAAATAAGGCGGATCACAAGGAGCACTATTCTGTCAGACTGGAACATGGATCGTTCCTGCTGATGAAAGCAGGGCTTCAGGAACGCTGGGAACACCGGATCGCCAAATCTACGAAGCCGATGGGGCCAAGAGTTAACCTGACCTTTAGGGTCGTAAAATAA